Proteins encoded by one window of Kineosporia sp. NBRC 101731:
- a CDS encoding S8 family serine peptidase → MTDPRAPHRALPRRKALIRIALGLSAATAAVVTLTPVADALPAALGGTDPAPLVGADSKSAIDGEYLVMLKDQAGLSAAGVDGAGSSAGSLVAAAVERGEDAGAQVHARFTEALQGYSATLSDDELADIREDPAVDYVAVNQRYTSTATSDTQKDAEWGLDRIDQHASKLNGSYYYSNTGKGVTAYVVDTGVRSTHRDFTTTLSGKQGTSRVSGGKSTLSGDTSTEDCEGHGTHVAGTIGGTNYGVAKEVSLVPVRVLDCEGGSTSSIVAQGLDWVVSHHKSGEPAVANLSLTNEGGEDPVVEAAVKRVIADGVTVVIAAGNGDAAGEGIPACDVSPSDVKAAIVVGASTKTDKKATFSNYGDCVDLYAPGLNITSDWATGDTRIAKLSGTSMATPHVTGAVALYLQKHPKATPKQVQAAVIGASTENAVTKVSTKWPRRLLFSPQKVTLPVATASKTSLTSGTSLHNGSSISSPNGLYVLSQTGKDLTLSKPGGRVLWHSGRGAAYTRLTTTGNLVSYNAYGQRVWSSGTSGGASTLKVTNEGRLTIVTSSTQKTAWASNKAQKTAPTQNVAGRATLNTGSALYRGGRTLVSKNGKYSLAFRTDGNLTVTEKGAGVIWSTGKKNADWLTVTSTGNLSLVNSNGTTAWTSKTAGEGANRLRLLSNGKLQLVKTSGTKVIWTAR, encoded by the coding sequence GTGACGGATCCCCGCGCCCCCCACCGGGCCCTACCTCGCCGGAAAGCGTTGATCAGGATCGCGCTCGGGCTGTCGGCCGCGACGGCCGCCGTGGTCACGCTGACGCCGGTCGCCGACGCCCTGCCCGCTGCCCTGGGCGGCACGGATCCGGCTCCGCTGGTGGGTGCCGACAGCAAGAGCGCGATCGACGGCGAGTACCTGGTCATGCTGAAAGACCAGGCGGGCCTGAGCGCCGCCGGTGTCGACGGCGCCGGGTCGTCGGCCGGTTCGCTGGTGGCCGCGGCCGTGGAGCGCGGTGAGGATGCCGGTGCCCAGGTGCACGCCCGGTTCACCGAGGCCTTGCAGGGTTACTCGGCCACGCTGTCGGACGACGAGCTCGCCGACATCCGGGAAGACCCGGCCGTCGACTACGTCGCGGTCAACCAGCGGTACACCTCCACCGCCACCTCGGACACGCAGAAAGACGCCGAGTGGGGGCTCGACCGCATCGACCAGCACGCGAGCAAGCTGAACGGCTCGTACTACTACTCGAACACCGGCAAGGGCGTCACCGCCTACGTGGTGGACACCGGGGTCCGCAGCACCCACCGCGACTTCACCACCACGCTGTCCGGCAAGCAGGGCACGAGCCGGGTCTCCGGCGGTAAGTCCACGCTGTCCGGCGACACCAGTACCGAAGACTGCGAGGGCCACGGCACGCACGTGGCCGGCACCATCGGCGGCACCAACTACGGTGTGGCCAAAGAGGTCTCGCTGGTGCCGGTCCGGGTGCTCGACTGTGAGGGCGGCAGCACCAGCTCGATCGTGGCCCAGGGGCTCGACTGGGTGGTCTCGCACCACAAGAGCGGTGAGCCGGCCGTCGCGAACCTCAGCCTGACCAACGAGGGCGGCGAAGACCCGGTGGTCGAGGCCGCGGTCAAGCGGGTCATCGCCGACGGCGTCACCGTGGTCATCGCCGCCGGTAACGGCGACGCAGCCGGTGAGGGCATCCCGGCCTGCGACGTCTCCCCGAGCGATGTGAAGGCCGCCATCGTGGTCGGCGCCTCCACCAAGACCGACAAGAAGGCGACGTTCTCCAACTACGGCGACTGCGTCGACCTGTACGCGCCGGGCCTGAACATCACCTCCGACTGGGCCACCGGCGACACCCGTATCGCCAAGCTCTCCGGCACGTCGATGGCCACGCCGCACGTCACCGGCGCCGTGGCGCTGTACCTGCAGAAGCACCCGAAGGCCACGCCGAAGCAGGTGCAGGCGGCCGTCATCGGCGCCTCCACCGAGAACGCCGTCACCAAGGTCAGCACCAAATGGCCGCGGCGGCTCCTGTTCTCGCCGCAGAAGGTGACACTCCCGGTGGCCACCGCCTCCAAGACGTCGCTCACCAGCGGTACCTCCCTGCACAACGGCTCGTCGATCTCCAGCCCGAACGGCCTGTACGTGCTGTCCCAGACCGGCAAAGACCTGACGCTGAGCAAGCCCGGCGGCCGGGTGCTCTGGCACTCCGGCCGTGGCGCTGCTTACACACGCCTGACCACCACCGGAAATCTGGTGTCGTACAACGCCTACGGGCAGCGGGTCTGGTCGTCCGGCACCAGCGGCGGCGCCTCCACGCTGAAGGTCACCAACGAGGGCCGGCTGACCATCGTCACCAGCTCCACCCAGAAGACGGCCTGGGCCAGCAACAAGGCCCAGAAGACGGCTCCCACGCAGAACGTCGCCGGCCGCGCCACCCTGAACACGGGTTCGGCGCTCTACCGCGGCGGCCGCACGCTGGTGTCGAAGAACGGGAAGTACAGCCTGGCCTTCCGCACCGACGGCAACCTCACGGTGACGGAGAAGGGCGCGGGCGTCATCTGGAGCACCGGCAAGAAGAACGCCGATTGGCTCACCGTCACCAGCACCGGCAACCTGTCGCTGGTCAACTCCAACGGCACCACCGCCTGGACCTCCAAGACCGCGGGCGAGGGTGCCAACCGGCTGCGTCTGCTGAGCAACGGCAAGCTCCAGCTGGTGAAGACAAGTGGCACCAAGGTGATCTGGACCGCCCGCTGA
- a CDS encoding DUF2993 domain-containing protein: MIIRRLVGVVLVVLVLLVVVDRVTWWAARRVVAERVQSEAGLAERPDVEVHGFPLLTQALGGKYDQVNAKVDDLSVQDGVTVDQLDVEMRGIHASLGDLVKHRVGDVPVDSAVADATVGYASIDRVVADNMPDDNLKVEFTEGDGGNLSITGTYESPLGSTQLQGEAGVTIKDGDLLLQLTQDSLADIDPLLRPQVKSLLNRSYHLPELPFGFTAQDVTVGQEGVTVRATTTEVQLS; encoded by the coding sequence GTGATCATCCGTCGGCTCGTCGGGGTCGTACTCGTGGTGCTTGTGCTGCTGGTCGTTGTCGACCGCGTGACATGGTGGGCAGCCCGCCGCGTGGTCGCCGAGAGAGTCCAGAGCGAGGCCGGCCTGGCAGAGCGACCAGATGTCGAGGTGCACGGATTCCCGCTGCTCACTCAGGCTCTCGGGGGTAAGTACGACCAGGTCAACGCCAAGGTCGACGACCTCAGCGTGCAGGACGGCGTCACTGTCGACCAGCTCGACGTGGAGATGCGGGGCATTCACGCCAGCCTCGGCGACCTGGTGAAGCACCGCGTGGGTGACGTGCCGGTCGACTCCGCCGTGGCCGACGCGACGGTGGGGTACGCGTCCATCGACCGGGTGGTCGCGGACAACATGCCCGACGACAACCTCAAGGTGGAATTCACCGAGGGCGACGGCGGAAACCTTTCCATCACCGGCACCTACGAGAGCCCGCTGGGCAGCACCCAGTTGCAGGGCGAGGCCGGCGTCACGATCAAGGACGGGGACCTGTTGCTGCAGCTGACGCAGGACTCCCTCGCCGACATCGACCCGCTGCTGCGCCCGCAGGTGAAGTCGCTGCTGAACCGCTCCTACCACCTGCCCGAGCTGCCGTTCGGGTTCACCGCGCAAGACGTGACGGTGGGCCAGGAGGGCGTGACGGTTCGCGCCACGACCACCGAGGTCCAGTTGAGCTGA
- the clpB gene encoding ATP-dependent chaperone ClpB: protein MDLKLTTRSQEAMASAVRRAATDGAPQVEPAHLLGALLEQPDGVAPALLQAVGADPQALRRSNTALVEGLPRASGSSVSSPSLGRASYQAMSAAGEAARELGDEYVSTEHLLIGLAAGDSGVLQSAGITRDKLLAALPKVRGNARVTSPDPEGTYKSLEKYGVDLTAAARDGRLDPVIGRDAEIRRVVQVLSRRTKNNPVLIGEPGVGKTAVVEGLAQRIVAGDVPESLRGKRLISLDLAAMVAGAKYRGEFEERLKAVLEEIKSSEGQVVTFIDELHTVVGAGGSSDGSMDAGNMLKPMLARGELRLVGATTLDEYRENIEKDAALERRFQQVYVGEPSVEDTVAILRGLKERYEAHHKVAITDAALVAAAGLSHRYIPGRQLPDKAIDLIDEAASRLRMEIDSSPEEIDALRRQVDRMKMEEMALANEADPGSQMRLEKLRADLADRSEQLAGLTARWEQEKAGLNRVGDLMKRVDELRSQAEKLQRAGDLGAASRLLYGEIPTIEKEIAEAQAAEEVLEDRAEPMVKDEVGPDDIADVVAAWTGIPAGRLLEGESAKLLRMEEVIGGRLIGQKNAVRAVSDAVRRARAGISDPDRPTGSFLFLGPTGVGKTELAKALADFLFDDERAMVRIDMSEYAEKHSEARLIGAPPGYVGYESGGQLTEAVRRRPYSVVLFDEVEKAHPDVFDVLLQVLDDGRLTDGQGRTVDFRSTILVLTSNLGSQFLVDPTLSDEAKKDAVLSSVRSAFKPEFLNRLDDVVVFDPLGMNELSHIVELQIGLLARRLADRRLALQVTAAARDWLALTGYDPAYGARPLRRLVQREIGDKLARALLAGEIHDGDGVLVDAAPAADGLVVRRLEPGEQVDSVVRSHANPDSGLIELESGPTI from the coding sequence ATGGACCTGAAGCTCACCACCCGCAGCCAGGAGGCCATGGCCTCCGCCGTCCGGCGCGCCGCCACTGACGGTGCGCCGCAGGTAGAGCCGGCGCACCTGCTGGGCGCCCTGCTCGAGCAGCCCGACGGGGTCGCTCCCGCCCTTCTGCAGGCCGTGGGCGCCGACCCGCAGGCCCTGCGTCGCTCCAACACCGCTCTGGTCGAGGGCCTGCCCCGGGCCAGTGGCAGTTCGGTCAGCTCGCCCAGCCTCGGCCGCGCCTCCTACCAGGCGATGTCGGCGGCCGGCGAGGCCGCCCGGGAGCTCGGCGACGAGTACGTCTCCACCGAGCACCTGCTGATCGGTCTGGCCGCGGGTGACAGCGGTGTCCTCCAGAGCGCGGGGATCACCCGCGACAAGCTGCTGGCCGCGCTGCCCAAGGTGCGTGGCAACGCCCGGGTCACCAGCCCCGACCCGGAGGGCACCTACAAGTCCCTGGAAAAGTACGGCGTCGACCTGACCGCCGCCGCGCGCGACGGCCGTCTCGACCCGGTGATCGGGCGGGACGCCGAGATTCGCCGGGTGGTGCAGGTTCTGAGTCGCCGCACGAAGAACAACCCGGTGCTGATCGGTGAGCCGGGCGTGGGTAAGACCGCGGTGGTCGAAGGTCTGGCCCAGCGCATCGTGGCCGGCGACGTGCCCGAATCCCTGCGCGGCAAGCGACTGATCAGCCTCGACCTGGCCGCGATGGTGGCGGGTGCGAAGTACCGCGGGGAGTTCGAGGAGCGGCTGAAGGCGGTGCTCGAAGAGATCAAGTCCTCCGAGGGCCAGGTGGTCACCTTCATCGACGAGCTGCACACCGTGGTCGGTGCGGGCGGCAGCAGCGACGGGTCGATGGACGCCGGCAACATGCTCAAGCCGATGCTGGCCCGGGGCGAGCTGCGCCTGGTCGGCGCCACCACGCTGGACGAGTACCGCGAGAACATCGAGAAGGATGCCGCGCTGGAGCGTCGTTTCCAGCAGGTCTACGTGGGTGAGCCGAGCGTGGAGGACACCGTGGCCATCCTGCGGGGCCTGAAGGAGCGTTACGAGGCGCATCACAAGGTCGCGATCACCGATGCCGCCCTGGTCGCCGCCGCGGGTCTGTCGCACCGCTACATCCCCGGCCGTCAGCTGCCCGACAAGGCGATCGACCTGATCGACGAGGCCGCCAGCCGGCTGCGCATGGAGATCGACTCCTCGCCCGAGGAGATCGACGCCCTGCGCCGTCAGGTCGACCGGATGAAGATGGAAGAGATGGCGCTGGCCAACGAGGCCGACCCGGGCAGCCAGATGCGTCTGGAGAAGCTGCGGGCCGACCTGGCCGACCGTTCCGAGCAACTGGCCGGCCTCACGGCGCGCTGGGAGCAGGAGAAGGCCGGTCTCAACCGGGTCGGTGACCTGATGAAGCGGGTCGACGAGCTCCGTAGTCAGGCCGAGAAGCTCCAGCGCGCCGGTGATCTGGGGGCGGCCTCGCGGCTGCTGTACGGCGAGATCCCGACCATCGAGAAGGAGATTGCCGAGGCCCAGGCCGCCGAGGAGGTCCTGGAAGACCGGGCCGAGCCGATGGTGAAGGACGAGGTCGGTCCCGACGACATCGCCGACGTGGTGGCGGCCTGGACCGGTATCCCCGCCGGGCGGCTGCTGGAGGGCGAGAGCGCCAAGCTGCTGCGCATGGAAGAGGTCATCGGAGGGCGGCTGATCGGGCAGAAGAACGCCGTGCGGGCGGTGTCCGACGCGGTGCGCCGAGCCCGGGCCGGTATCAGCGACCCGGACCGTCCGACCGGATCGTTCCTGTTCCTCGGCCCCACCGGTGTCGGTAAGACCGAGCTGGCCAAGGCCCTGGCCGACTTCCTGTTCGACGACGAGCGGGCGATGGTCCGCATCGACATGAGCGAGTACGCCGAGAAGCACAGCGAGGCCAGGCTGATCGGTGCCCCGCCCGGCTACGTCGGGTACGAGTCGGGTGGTCAGCTGACCGAGGCGGTGCGCCGTCGTCCCTACTCCGTCGTTCTGTTCGACGAGGTGGAGAAGGCTCACCCGGACGTGTTCGACGTGCTGCTCCAGGTGCTCGACGACGGCCGGCTCACCGACGGTCAAGGCCGCACGGTCGACTTCCGCTCGACCATCCTGGTGCTGACCTCCAACCTGGGCTCGCAGTTCCTGGTCGACCCGACGCTGTCGGACGAGGCCAAGAAGGATGCCGTGCTCAGCTCGGTGCGTTCCGCGTTCAAGCCGGAGTTCCTCAACCGGCTCGACGACGTGGTGGTGTTCGACCCGCTCGGCATGAACGAGCTGTCGCACATCGTGGAGCTCCAGATCGGGCTGCTGGCCCGGCGTCTGGCCGACCGGCGGCTCGCGCTTCAGGTCACCGCGGCCGCTCGCGACTGGTTGGCCCTCACCGGCTACGACCCGGCTTACGGGGCCCGGCCGCTGCGCCGCCTGGTGCAGCGCGAGATCGGTGACAAGCTCGCCCGGGCTCTGCTGGCGGGCGAGATCCACGACGGCGACGGAGTTCTCGTTGATGCGGCGCCTGCTGCCGACGGCTTGGTCGTGCGGCGGCTCGAGCCGGGCGAGCAGGTCGACTCGGTGGTCCGGTCTCACGCCAATCCGGACAGCGGCCTGATCGAGCTGGAGTCCGGCCCGACGATCTGA